A window from Anaeromyxobacter sp. encodes these proteins:
- a CDS encoding P-II family nitrogen regulator produces the protein MKKVEAIIKPFKLDEVKQALSEVGVAGLTATEVKGFGRQKGHTELYRGAEYVVDFLPKVKVEVVVADALVGKVVEVIERAAKTGRIGDGKIFVVPIDEVIRIRTGERGEEAL, from the coding sequence GTGAAGAAGGTCGAGGCCATCATCAAGCCGTTCAAGCTGGACGAGGTGAAGCAGGCCCTTTCCGAGGTTGGCGTGGCCGGCCTCACGGCCACGGAGGTGAAGGGCTTCGGCCGGCAGAAGGGCCACACCGAGCTCTACCGCGGCGCCGAGTACGTCGTGGACTTCCTCCCCAAGGTCAAGGTGGAGGTGGTGGTCGCCGACGCCCTGGTGGGCAAGGTGGTCGAGGTCATCGAGCGCGCCGCCAAGACCGGCCGCATCGGCGACGGCAAGATCTTCGTGGTGCCCATCGACGAGGTGATCCGCATCCGCACCGGCGAGCGCGGCGAGGAAGCGCTCTAA